The region AGCCGCCGAGGAATCGGCCGGCGCAGCAGGATCCGGCGGGGCCGCCACCGCCAGCAACTCGAAGGGGCTGCTCGCCGCCATCGCCGGCACCGCCGCCGTCGCCGCGATCGCCACCGCGGTGATCGTGGGATCGAGCTACGACGATCCCAATCCCAGCGCGACCGACGCCGGGCTCTCGCCGTCCACCTCATCCAGCGGGGCCGCTCCGTCCATGCAGCCGCAGAGTCCCGTTCCGTCGACCACGCCGTCCACCGAGGCGCCGCCCTCGGACTCGTCTTTCAACGACTCGCCCTCGACCTACGGGAGTGACGACATCGCTGATCTGCCGGCGATCCCGCCGGTCATCGGCGAGGTCATCCCCGGCTTGGACTCGACCATCCCCGCCCTGCAGAGCGAGACACCGGCACCGGCACCCGCGCCGACCGAGAACCCCGCCCCGGCGCCTGCCCCGACCCAGAACCCCTGGCCCCACGCAGGAGCCCACCCAGACGCCGAATCCCGGTGGCCCGGCGATGACGAGCCCACTGCGACCTCAACGTCGTCGAACCCGGCCCGACCACCACGACTCCGGCCTGACTACGACTCCCCTCCTCCGCCGCCGCCGAGCCCCACCCCAGCTGACCCGACCACCACTCCCGAATCGCCGATCACGGCCACTGTGGTCGGGACGACTGTCACGTCCGTGCCGTTCACGATCATCAATGGCGGCGCGAATGGCGACCCGACCTATCAGAAGACGGTCCTGACGATTCAGCCGTTCGGCACTCCCACTACGCCGGCTGCCGGTACCGAGAACACGACGTGCTCGGTCTACATCAACGAATCGCCGACCCCCTACAAGGACGGCAATCAGGCCTGCGGCGATCAGGCTCTCGAAATCCAGCTGGGTGACATCTCCCCGGGCCCTACCGGCGTCATCGTAAAGGTGGTCGTGAACATCAACTCTGACCTCAGCGGCGCCATCGATTTCATCCCGCTGTCCTTCGAATACGGAGGAGCCCAGCCGGCCCAGATCAAGATCGGCAACCAGCTCGGCGTCGAGCCTCCAGCACCGACACCGCCTGGCCAGGGTGGTGGACCAAACCCCGGCACCGCTCCTCAGGCCGGAGGGAACCCCGGAACTGGGCAGGACGGCCAGGGCCAGAACACCCCATAGTCATCCCCTGATCGAGAACCACTTGCCATATTCGAACATCTGTTCGAATATGGATGGGTGACAGCAACATCTCTCGCGACGGCGCTCGCTGACCTCCCGGTCAGCCGGGCGTCGTCGCTGCTGTCCGAGGCCCCTCCGCTACTGGCCGGCGCCGAGGTCGAGGCCGGTCACCACCCCGTCACCGAGGGGCTGCGAGGGCTGCTGGGCACGGGGCTGCGCCGCGGGGCGAGCTATCTGGTCGAGGGATCCACCTCCTTGTGCCTGGCGATGGCCGCCGGCGTCAGCCAGGAGGGCGGATGGTGCGCAGCAGTGGGCATGCCGCGGCTAGGCATGCAGGCGGCAGCCGGCCTCGGCATCGACCTCCAGCGGTTCGCCGTCGTCCCCGATCCGGGCAGCCACTGGCTGGAGGTCGTCGCGACACTGGCCGACGCCGTCGAGGTGATCCTGCTGGCGCCCGAGGCACCGGTGCGCGATGCGGACCTGCGTCGGCTGGCGGCCAGGCTGCGCCAGCACGGCAGCACCCTGATCGTGCACGGACGGCGATGGAGCGGCATCGAGGCGCGGTTCACCGTCACCGACAGCCATTGGGCGGGCGCTCACACCGACGGCCGCGGCTATCTCAGCGCCCGGCACGCGCTCGTGACCCTCAGCGGCAAGGGCGCGCCGGTCACCGAGCGGCTCTGGCTGCCTGGCCCCGACGGCGGCGTCCGGCCGGTCGACGAGTCACCCGAGCGGGTCCTGCGAGCGGTGCGATGAGCACGCTCACGCTGTTCGACGACTCCTCCCTGGAGCGCACCCCGCCCCGGGTACTGGTGATGTGGTACCCGGACTGGCCGGTGATCTCCGCCTTCCCCGGCGCCGATGCCGACGACGCGCTGGTCGTCATCGAGAAGGGAGCGGTGCTCGCCTGCTCGGCAGCCGCTCGGGCGGGCGGCGTACGCCGGGGCATGCGCCGCCGCGAGGCGCAGTCCCGGGTGCCGTCGCTGTCGTGGGTGGAGCACAACCCGGACGACGATGCCCGCGCCTTCGAACCGCTGCTGCGTGCCATCGAGCACATCTCCCCCGGTGTCGAGCCGATCAGGCCGGGCATGTGCGCGACCGGGGCGCGAGGTCCGGCCGGCTACTTCGGCGGGGAGGAGCAGCTGATCGACGTCCTCGGCGAGTATCTCGAGAGCCTGGGCTTTCCCGAGGCCCGCTTCGGGATCGCCGACGGGCCGTTCGCAGCGATCCAGGCAGCTCGCGCGGACGTCGTCGTCCCGCCAGGTGGCTCGGCGAGCTTCCTCTCCGAGCTGCCGGTCGACCGCCTCGATCTCCCCGGCCTGGCCGATCTGCTACGCCGCACGGGGATCCGCACACTGGCCCAGTTCGCCTCCCTGCCTGCGAACCAGGTGTCAGCGCGGTTCGGCGCCGAGGGAGCGCACGCCCACCGTCTCGCCACCGGGCTCGAGCAGCGGCGGCTGGCGGTGCGCACGCCCCCGCCCGAGCTGTCGGTGCTCATCGACCTCGATCCCCCGCTCGATCGCGTTGACGTCGTCGCGTTCACCATGCGTCAGCATGCCGACCGATTCGTCGCCCAGCTGGCCCGTCACGACCTGGTGTGCACCGCCCTCGAGGTGCGGCTGACCGATGAGCGGGATGCCGCATCCCAGCGGGTCTGGCGGCATCCCCGCTGGTTCACCGCAGCCGATGTCGTCGACCGCGTCCGGTGGCAGGTGCAGGCGGCCAGCCCCGCGAACGGCGCAGCCAAGCTCGGCATCGACGGCGGCGGGGTGTTGCTGGGTGCGCTGAGCACCATCGAGCTGGTCCCCCGTGAGCTGGACCGGGTTGGTGAGCATCCCGACCAGCTCTACGATCGGGGTCGCGACGACGAGAAGGTGCACCGTGCCTTCACCCGGGTGCAGAGCATGCTCGACCACACCGCGATCCTCACCCCGACCCGCAGTGGTGGCCGCTCTCCCCGCGAGTTCTGCACCCTCACCCCCTGGGGTGAAAGCCCCGCGCCCCGTCGCGATCCGCTCGCCCCCTGGCCCGGACGGCTCCCCGACCCGGCGCCGTCCCAGCTGCTCTCTCCACCCGAGTCGGTGATCGTGCACGGTGATACCGGCGTCCTCACCGTAGACGACCGTGGCTTTCTCAGCGAGAAACCTACAGGTATTCGTTACCGGGACGGACGCCGCGAGAAGGTCACCGCGTGGGCCGGGCCCTGGCACAGCGACGAGCGCTGGTGGGACCTCGCCGCTGGCCGTGAGCTCGCCCGCATCCAAGCAGTGACCGCGAAGTGCGCCTACCTGCTGGTCCACTCGTCTACCGGATGGTGGCTGGAAGGCATCTATGACTAGACACCCACATCCCCACCCTTCGCTTTCGGAGCTCATGGTGGGGGGTCACTGATGGGGTGGAATAACCCGCCGGTCTCGTGGTCGGAGCTGGAGCGGCGACTGTCGTCCACCGTCCACGCCGACGGCCTTCCCGTTCCGGACGGCGGCGACTCCCCTGCCTGGAGCAGACATCGACCGAGCTACCAGGCACCCGACGAAGGACCCCGCCGGCCGGACGGCCCGGTCGTGCCGTACGCCGAGCTGCACTGTCACTCGAACTTCTCCTTTCTCGACGGGGCAAGCCATCCCGAGGAGCTGGTCGAGGAGGCGGTGCGGCTCGGTCTGACCGGGTTGGCGATCACCGACCACGACGGCCTGCAGGGGGTCGTGCGGATGGCGGACGCCGCCCGCGAGTACGACCTCCCCACGGTGTTCGGCGCCGAGCTGTCGCTCGAGCTCACCGGTCCGCAGAACGGCGTCCCGGACCCAGAAGGCCCACACCTGCTCGTGCTGGCCCGCGGCACTGAGGGCTACCACCGGCTCGCCGGAGTGATCACCGACGCCCAGCTCGCCGGCGGCGAGAAGGGCAAGCCGGTGTACTCGCTGGAGGCGCTGGCCGATCGCGGCGAGGGCCACTGGGTGGTGCTGACCGGCTGCCGCAAGGGCCTGGTTCCACGGGCGTTGGCCGGCGTGCAGGGTGAGCTGCTCGGGACGGCCGGCTCCAGCAACCGCAGCGACCGGCTCTCTGCCGCGATGCGCGAGCTGGATCGGCTGCAGGCGCTGTTCGGGCGCGACAACGTCGTCGTCGAGCTCTCCACCCACGGCCATCCCCTCGATCACGAGCGCAACGACGTCCTGTGGGAGATCGCCAGATCCACTGGCACGCAAGCGATCGCGACCAACAACGTGCACTATGCGACGCCCGAGCGGCGACGCCTGGCGATGGCGGTGGCCGCTGTCCGTGCCCGCCGCAGCCTCGACGAGCTCGACGGATGGCTGCCGGTCACCGGCCAGGCACACCTGCGCTCCGGTGCCGAGATGCTGCGACTGCACGCGCCGTACGCCGGGGTCGTGCAGGGCGCCGCCGATCTCGCCGCGCAGCTGGCCTTCCCGCTACGCTCGGCCGCGCCCGAGCTGCCGCATCTCGACGTCCCCGACGGCTACGACCTGATGGGCTGGCTGCGGGAGCTGACCTGGCGCGGAGCGCGCGAGCACTACGGCAACCCCGAGAACCCCATCCACGCCGAGGCCTACCCGCGGCTGGAGAAGGAGCTGCAGGTCATCGAGGACAAGGACTTCCCGGGCTACTTCCTGATCGTGCATGACATCGTGCAGTTCGCCAGACGCAACGGGATCCTCTGCCAGGGTCGCGGCTCAGCGGCGAACTCGGCGGTCTGCTACGCGCTGGGCATCACCGCAGTCGACTCGGTGCGCTACGGGCTGCCGTTCGAGCGGTTCCTCTCCGAGACCCGCAACGAGGAGCCCGACATCGACGTCGACATCGACTCCGAGCGCCGCGAGGAGGTGATCCAGTATGTCTACGAGAAGTACGGGCGCCGCAACGCCGCACAGGTCGCCAACGTGATCACCTACCGGCCGCGGTCCGCCGTCCGCGACATGGCCAAGGCGCTCGGCTACAGCGTCGGCCAGCAGGATGCGTGGTCGAAACGGATCGACGGGTGGCATGCCGTGCGCGCCGACAACGCGGGCAGCGAGCCTGATGACCCGGGCCAAATCCCGGAGGATGTGCTCGAGCTGGCGAACGACCTGCTGAAGTTCCCGCGCCACCTGGGAATCCACTCCGGCGGCATGGTGCTGACCCGGCAACCGGTCGGCGAGGTATGCCCCATCGAGCACGCGCGCATGGAGAACCGCACCGTGCTGCAGTGGGACAAGGACGACTGTGCATCGATGCGGCTGGTGAAGTTTGACCTGCTGGGGCTCGGGATGCTCTCGGCGCTCAGCTACTGCATGGACCTCGTCGAGGCGCACCTCGGTGAGCGGTGGACGCTCGCGACTATGCCCAAGGAGGAGAAGGGGGTCTACGACCAGATCTGCCGGGCCGACACCGTCGGGCTGTTCCAGATCGAGAGCCGCGCCCAGATGGCAACCCTGCCTCGGCTGCGGCCGCGGACCTTCTACGACCTGGTGATCGAGGTGGCGCTGATCCGTCCCGGGCCGATCCAGGGCGGCGCCATCCACCCGTACATCCGGCGCCGTCGCGGGAGCGAGCCGGTCACCTACGAGCATCCGTCGCTCGAGCCGGTGCTGCGCAGAACCCTTGGTGTGCCGCTGTTCCAGGAGCAGCTGATGCAGATCGCGATGGCGGTAGGTGGATGCAGCGGAGCGGACGCCGACCTGCTGCGCCGCGCGATGGGCTCCAAGCGCGGCGTGGAGAAGATCGAGCGGCTCAAGCAGAAGCTGTACGACGGCATGGCGGCCAACGGTGTCACCGGCGCGCTGGCCGACTCGATCTACGACAAGATCGAGGCCTTCGCCAACTTCGGGTTCGCCGAGTCGCACTCGATCTCGTTCGCGTTGCTGGTCTATGCCAGCGCGTGGCTCCGGCTGCACTACCCCGGCGCCTTCCTGTGCTCGCTGCTGCAGGCGCAGCCGATGGGCTTCTACTCGCCGCAGAGCCTGGTCGCGGACGCCCGTCGGCACGGCGTCGAGGTACGACGTCCCGACATCCAGCTGTCCGATGTGCACGCCGGGCTCGAGCCGCTGGATCTCGACTGCGGCATCTGCCCGCCCCGCCGGGTGCGCGCCATGCCGACCGGGGATCCCCGCTGTGTGGAGGATCCCGAGCTCACCGAAGGTTCCATGACGTGGGAGCCAGTCGGCGACTTCGACAGCGATGCGCACCGCCGCGACGGCCGGTTCGCCGTACGGCTCGGCTTGTCGTCGGTGCGCGGCATCGGCACGGATCTCGCCCAGAGGATCGTCGACGCGCGCGGCGAGGGCCGTTTCGAGAGCATGGCCGACGTCGTACGCCGCACCGGGCTGACCACCGCCCAGACCGAGGCGCTGGCGACGTCGGGCGCGTTCGAGTGCTTCGACCTCGATCGGCGCCGCGCGCTGTGGGACGCCGGGCCGGCGTCCCAGGAGCACGCCGACCGGCTGCCGGGCTCGGGTTCTCCGCTGGAGGCTCCCGTGCTGCCCGAGATGACTCGCGGCGAGCTGAGCATGTCGGATCTGTGGGCCACCGGCATCACCCCTGACGATCATCCGATGACGCACCTGCGAACGGCGCTCGACGCGCGCGGCGTGGTGACCGCGGCCGGGCTCGCAGGAGTACCGAGCGGCACCCGGGTGCATGCCGCGGGCGTCGTGACCCACCGGCAACGGCCCGCGACGGCGTCCGGGGTGACTTTCATGAACCTCGAGGACGAGACCGGCATGGTCAACGTCGTCATCCCGGTACCGGTGTGGAACCGGCACCTGCGGGTGGCCCGCGAGTCGTCCGCGCTGGTGATTCGCGGGGTGGTGGAGAAGAACGACGGCGCGATCAACCTCGTGGCGGAGCGGCTCGATCGCTTGCAGATCAGCATCTCCAGCATGGCGCCGACCAGCGCTCTGCCGAGCATGTCCCGCGACTTCCGCTGACACAGAGCATCACCAGACGCCGCAACTCTCATACTGAAGGGGACGTCGGAGGTGACGAATGCGCGCTACGGATGCGGCCGGGATCGTCCGGCTGCTCGGTCTCGGGGCGCGTGGCGTACGGTCCGTCGTCGAACAGACCCATCTCGCGGTGCAGCAGACGGTCTATCGCGGCATCGCAACGGCCACCAGCACCCGTGCCGAACCGGTCGGCCGCGCCCACGACGGCTATGTGGCTGGAATCCACCGACTTGTTGACGCGGGTCTGCTGGGCGCCGAGCACCTCGCGCGCGCCATCGTCCTGCACCGCGTCGCCGGTGCTGACCCGCTCACCGACTCGAGCCGCGCTGCCGCCGTCGTGGCCGTCATCAACGGGTTGTACGGCGACCGCCTGCACGACCACGAGCACGCGCTCGCGCCTGGAATGACCCTGCGCGCCGGGCAGTCCGACGTCCCGCTTACTGACGAGGGGCTCGCGGCCGCCTATCCGGAAGCCTCCGGCCGGCTCGTCGTCTTCGTGCACGGGCTGATGGAGACCGAGACCTCGTGGAGCTTCCGCGCCACGAAACGCCACGGGCAGGCCGAAGCCAGCTACGCCTCCCTGCTCACGCGAGACACTGGGCGAACGTCGCTGCTGGTCCGCTACAACACCGGCCGGGCGATCGCCGACAACGGCCTCGCCCTCGGTGCGCTGCTGGAGTCCGTCGTACGGCACTGGCCGGTGCCGGTGCGCGACATCGCGCTCATCGGGCACTCGATGGGCGGGCTGGTCATGCACAGCGCACTCGCGCAGCGCGAATCGGACGCCGACTGCACCGACCTGGTCTCCACGACGGTCACCCTGGGCACGCCCTACCTCGGCGCTCCCCTGGAACGAGGCGCCGACGCGCTCGCCCGTCATGCGGCCAAGGTGCCCCCGGCGCGCTGGCTCGCGGAGCTGGTCACGGCACGCAGCGAGGGCATCAAGAACCTGGGCGACGGGCTCGGACCGCACTCGCAGCTGACGCAGGACGCCGGACACGCCCGCCGTCACTACCTCGTGTTCGCGACCGTCGTCCCGGGCGGTGCCGGCCGGCTGCGCGATATCACCGGTGACGTGATCGTCCCGACCGCCAGCGCCGCCGGCGGCTACCCGCTGCCCTTCGCGGACGACGAACGGGCCTGCGTGCTGCACCTGCCGGGGCACCACCACATGGACCTGCTGAACAGCCCGGTCCTCTACGAGCACCTGCTGGGCTGGCTCACCAACGACGTCCACCCTGAGTAGCCCGCGAGCGCGGCTGGCAGAGTGTGGGCATGAGCGAATCGGACCATCCCCTCACCGCCACCCTCGAAGAGCCGAGCATCTGGTTCGACGACATCGAGGTCGGCCAGGTATTCGAGCTGGGCTCGGTAGTCGCCGAGCACGACGAGGTGCTCGCCTTCGCCAAGCGCTACGACCCGCAGTGGTACCACGTCAACGAGCAGGCCGCGAAGCGCAGCCCGTGGGGCCAGATCATCGCCTCGGGCTGGTGGACCGGCTCGAGCATGATGCGGCTGTACGTCGACGGCTTTCTGTCGAAGATCGCCCCCGATGCCTCCCCCGGCATGGAGAACGTCCGCTGGCACAAGGCGGTCTACCTCGGCGACGAGCTGCGTGGCCGGATCACGATCGTCGACAAGAAGGACTCCTCGCGGGGCCCGCACCTGGGCACGCTCACGATCAGCTGGGAGGTGCTGCGCGGCGAGGACATCGTCATGAGCTTCGTCGGGCGCGGCTGGTTCCACAAGCGGACGCCGTCCGCCTGAACCAGACCTGCCGTGGGTTGGTCAGGGCGATGGCGCGCCCAGCCCTGACCAACCCACCGCAGAACGGGCAGCACGCCAGGAGCCACCATATGCTCGCAGGATGAGCAGGCTGACCACCCGGCGCCGGATCGAGCGCATCGACCTCGCGCGCGGCACCCGCGTGGCCAAGACCGACTCGCTCGCCGGCGAGGAGCCGCTCGAGATCAGGGTCGGCGGGCAGCCGCTGACCGTCACGATGCGTACGCCGGGGCACGACGTCGAGCTGGTGCACGGCTTCTTGCTGTCCGAGGGCGTGATCGGCAGCCGCGAGGACCTGATGACCGCGCGCTACTGCGACGGATCGGTGACCATCGAGGAGACCGGGGTCGCGGCCAACACCTACAACGTGCTGGACGTCGAGCTCACGACCGACGCTGCGCTGCGCGCCGCCCAGGCGGTTCGCAGCTTCGGCACCACCAGTTCCTGCGGAGTGTGCGGCTCCGCGAGCATCGACGACGTCGAACGGCAGAGCCACTTTCCCGTCGCCGCGGGAAAGCCGGTCGTCGACGCGCAGCTGGTCACGCGTCTACCGCACCTGCTGCGCGAGCAGCAGAAGGTGTTCGGCAAGACCGGTGGACTGCACGGTGCCGGGCTGTTCGACGTGGAGAGCAGCACGTTGCTGGTCCGCGAGGACGTCGGGCGGCACAATGCGGCCGACAAGGTGATCGGCGCCGCGGTGATGGAGGGCCGGCTGCCGCTGGCGACCGGCGTCCTCGTGCTCAGCGGCCGGGTCTCGTTCGAGCTGGTGCAGAAGGCGGCCATGGCGGGGATCGGGATGGCGGGGGCGGGGGCCGCCCCGTCCTCCCTCGCGGGCGCTCTCGGGGGCCGCCTGGGCATCACCGTCGCTGCGTTCGTCCGCGGCGAGTCGTTCAATCTCTACACCCCCCCGGACCGCGTGGTCTGAGGCCTCAGCTGGCCGGCTTGGGACGCAGCCCGTCGGCGTCGAGGGAACCACGACGGTGATCGTCACGCACGACCCGCTGGTCGCCGCGCGCCGCCGGTCGCTTCACTCCCCTCATCGATGACCTCAGAAGGACCAATCGGGCAGCCACCTTCGTCCGCGAACGGCTTTTGCAACGCACCACTAGTGCGGGAGGACGCGCGAGCCGCGGTCGGTGCGTTCGATGACCAGCTGCGTGGTGATGCGGGTGCGCATCTCCTCGACGTGGCTGATCACGCCGATGGTGCGGCCCACCTGGCGCAGGTCGTCGATCACCCGCATCGCCAGGTCGAGGGTGTCGGCATCGAGCGAGCCGAAGCCTTCGTCGATGAACAGCGAGTCCAGCGACATCGCACCGGTCTCGTTGGTCACCACCTCCGCGAGCCCCAGCGCGAGCGCGACGGAGGCGTAGAAGGTCTCGCCACCGGACAGCGAGTGCGGCGGCCTCGCCTTGCCGGTGTAGGCATCGAAGACCTCGAGCCCCAGCCCTCCGTGCCCCCGCGCCGTACGCCGCTCGTCGGTGTGCCGCAGCGTGTATCGACCCGACGACATCCGCATGAGGTGCTCGCTCGCTACCGCAGTCACCTGCTCGAGACGTGCCGCGAGGAAGTAGGAGGTCAAGTTCATCTTCTTCGTGTTGGGGCCCATGCCACGAATCAGCAGCGCCAGCGACTTCACCTCGGCGGCACGCGCGGCGGTCGCGAGCGCCGCAGCGAGGTCGGCGCGCGAGTCGCGAGCGAGCTGCTGCAGCCGGTCGGCCTTGCGCGTAGCGCTGGCGGCGTCGGACCGCGCCCCGTGCTCGTCGGCGCGGGCCTGCCGCAG is a window of Blastococcus sp. Marseille-P5729 DNA encoding:
- a CDS encoding triacylglycerol lipase — protein: MRATDAAGIVRLLGLGARGVRSVVEQTHLAVQQTVYRGIATATSTRAEPVGRAHDGYVAGIHRLVDAGLLGAEHLARAIVLHRVAGADPLTDSSRAAAVVAVINGLYGDRLHDHEHALAPGMTLRAGQSDVPLTDEGLAAAYPEASGRLVVFVHGLMETETSWSFRATKRHGQAEASYASLLTRDTGRTSLLVRYNTGRAIADNGLALGALLESVVRHWPVPVRDIALIGHSMGGLVMHSALAQRESDADCTDLVSTTVTLGTPYLGAPLERGADALARHAAKVPPARWLAELVTARSEGIKNLGDGLGPHSQLTQDAGHARRHYLVFATVVPGGAGRLRDITGDVIVPTASAAGGYPLPFADDERACVLHLPGHHHMDLLNSPVLYEHLLGWLTNDVHPE
- a CDS encoding MaoC/PaaZ C-terminal domain-containing protein, coding for MSESDHPLTATLEEPSIWFDDIEVGQVFELGSVVAEHDEVLAFAKRYDPQWYHVNEQAAKRSPWGQIIASGWWTGSSMMRLYVDGFLSKIAPDASPGMENVRWHKAVYLGDELRGRITIVDKKDSSRGPHLGTLTISWEVLRGEDIVMSFVGRGWFHKRTPSA
- the fdhD gene encoding formate dehydrogenase accessory sulfurtransferase FdhD; amino-acid sequence: MSRLTTRRRIERIDLARGTRVAKTDSLAGEEPLEIRVGGQPLTVTMRTPGHDVELVHGFLLSEGVIGSREDLMTARYCDGSVTIEETGVAANTYNVLDVELTTDAALRAAQAVRSFGTTSSCGVCGSASIDDVERQSHFPVAAGKPVVDAQLVTRLPHLLREQQKVFGKTGGLHGAGLFDVESSTLLVREDVGRHNAADKVIGAAVMEGRLPLATGVLVLSGRVSFELVQKAAMAGIGMAGAGAAPSSLAGALGGRLGITVAAFVRGESFNLYTPPDRVV
- a CDS encoding error-prone DNA polymerase gives rise to the protein MGWNNPPVSWSELERRLSSTVHADGLPVPDGGDSPAWSRHRPSYQAPDEGPRRPDGPVVPYAELHCHSNFSFLDGASHPEELVEEAVRLGLTGLAITDHDGLQGVVRMADAAREYDLPTVFGAELSLELTGPQNGVPDPEGPHLLVLARGTEGYHRLAGVITDAQLAGGEKGKPVYSLEALADRGEGHWVVLTGCRKGLVPRALAGVQGELLGTAGSSNRSDRLSAAMRELDRLQALFGRDNVVVELSTHGHPLDHERNDVLWEIARSTGTQAIATNNVHYATPERRRLAMAVAAVRARRSLDELDGWLPVTGQAHLRSGAEMLRLHAPYAGVVQGAADLAAQLAFPLRSAAPELPHLDVPDGYDLMGWLRELTWRGAREHYGNPENPIHAEAYPRLEKELQVIEDKDFPGYFLIVHDIVQFARRNGILCQGRGSAANSAVCYALGITAVDSVRYGLPFERFLSETRNEEPDIDVDIDSERREEVIQYVYEKYGRRNAAQVANVITYRPRSAVRDMAKALGYSVGQQDAWSKRIDGWHAVRADNAGSEPDDPGQIPEDVLELANDLLKFPRHLGIHSGGMVLTRQPVGEVCPIEHARMENRTVLQWDKDDCASMRLVKFDLLGLGMLSALSYCMDLVEAHLGERWTLATMPKEEKGVYDQICRADTVGLFQIESRAQMATLPRLRPRTFYDLVIEVALIRPGPIQGGAIHPYIRRRRGSEPVTYEHPSLEPVLRRTLGVPLFQEQLMQIAMAVGGCSGADADLLRRAMGSKRGVEKIERLKQKLYDGMAANGVTGALADSIYDKIEAFANFGFAESHSISFALLVYASAWLRLHYPGAFLCSLLQAQPMGFYSPQSLVADARRHGVEVRRPDIQLSDVHAGLEPLDLDCGICPPRRVRAMPTGDPRCVEDPELTEGSMTWEPVGDFDSDAHRRDGRFAVRLGLSSVRGIGTDLAQRIVDARGEGRFESMADVVRRTGLTTAQTEALATSGAFECFDLDRRRALWDAGPASQEHADRLPGSGSPLEAPVLPEMTRGELSMSDLWATGITPDDHPMTHLRTALDARGVVTAAGLAGVPSGTRVHAAGVVTHRQRPATASGVTFMNLEDETGMVNVVIPVPVWNRHLRVARESSALVIRGVVEKNDGAINLVAERLDRLQISISSMAPTSALPSMSRDFR
- a CDS encoding sigma-70 family RNA polymerase sigma factor; translated protein: MSFTQSPAAGQAADAEHITAVRSGDTSAYAVLYERHRAAAYHLARQLVASPSEADDLVSDAFVKVFQTLLSGGGPDSAFRAYLLTSVRNTFYDDVRRGKKVTYTDDMEAHDDGAPHVDPAIAQLDSSLAARAFARLPERWQTVLWHTEIDGESPAQVAPVLGMTANATAALAYRAREGLRQAFLQEHVADVGDSACKLTSDRLGAWARGGLSRREQAQVDRHLDECDRCAAVAAEITDLGTGLRGIVAVLAIGSVPLTAAYLAGGTTAKIGALAWAGVGTPVAGFAQLSPLLSTSSAPVAAAAAPAATTTTTSTTGAFVPESTSAAEESAGAAGSGGAATASNSKGLLAAIAGTAAVAAIATAVIVGSSYDDPNPSATDAGLSPSTSSSGAAPSMQPQSPVPSTTPSTEAPPSDSSFNDSPSTYGSDDIADLPAIPPVIGEVIPGLDSTIPALQSETPAPAPAPTENPAPAPAPTQNPWPHAGAHPDAESRWPGDDEPTATSTSSNPARPPRLRPDYDSPPPPPPSPTPADPTTTPESPITATVVGTTVTSVPFTIINGGANGDPTYQKTVLTIQPFGTPTTPAAGTENTTCSVYINESPTPYKDGNQACGDQALEIQLGDISPGPTGVIVKVVVNINSDLSGAIDFIPLSFEYGGAQPAQIKIGNQLGVEPPAPTPPGQGGGPNPGTAPQAGGNPGTGQDGQGQNTP
- a CDS encoding DNA polymerase Y family protein encodes the protein MSTLTLFDDSSLERTPPRVLVMWYPDWPVISAFPGADADDALVVIEKGAVLACSAAARAGGVRRGMRRREAQSRVPSLSWVEHNPDDDARAFEPLLRAIEHISPGVEPIRPGMCATGARGPAGYFGGEEQLIDVLGEYLESLGFPEARFGIADGPFAAIQAARADVVVPPGGSASFLSELPVDRLDLPGLADLLRRTGIRTLAQFASLPANQVSARFGAEGAHAHRLATGLEQRRLAVRTPPPELSVLIDLDPPLDRVDVVAFTMRQHADRFVAQLARHDLVCTALEVRLTDERDAASQRVWRHPRWFTAADVVDRVRWQVQAASPANGAAKLGIDGGGVLLGALSTIELVPRELDRVGEHPDQLYDRGRDDEKVHRAFTRVQSMLDHTAILTPTRSGGRSPREFCTLTPWGESPAPRRDPLAPWPGRLPDPAPSQLLSPPESVIVHGDTGVLTVDDRGFLSEKPTGIRYRDGRREKVTAWAGPWHSDERWWDLAAGRELARIQAVTAKCAYLLVHSSTGWWLEGIYD